From one Eucalyptus grandis isolate ANBG69807.140 chromosome 9, ASM1654582v1, whole genome shotgun sequence genomic stretch:
- the LOC104444616 gene encoding fe(2+) transport protein 1-like — translation MSTSILKPTLILLLFTFSLLASPVLSVVPEECTAEEGDCIDKAKALPLKIIAIVSILVTSLIGVCSPLFTRAVPALHPDRDLFVIVKCFAAGIILATGFMHVLPDSFDMLSSQCLKDNPWHKFPFTGFVAMLSAIMTLMVDSMATSVYSQKNNIGVIPETEGGEGGHDDREMGVVTAAHLPSPGHHHGHHHHHGAATKVEAVSSQLLRYRVVAMVLELGIVVHSVVIGLGLGASSNVCSIKGLVAALCFHQMFEGMGLGGCILQAEYKWLKKVVMVFFFAVTTPFGIALGIALSSTYRENSPKSLITVGLLNASSAGLLIYMALVDLLAADFMGPKLQRSIKLQIKSYAAVLLGAGGMSLMAKWA, via the exons ATGTCCACTTCAATCCTCAAGCCCaccctcatcctcctcctcttcactttctctctccttgccTCACCGGTGCTCTCCGTCGTGCCCGAGGAGTGCACCGCCGAGGAAGGTGATTGCATCGACAAGGCCAAGGCCCTCCCCCTCAAGATCATTGCCATCGTCTCCATCCTCGTCACGAGCCTGATCGGTGTTTGCTCACCGCTATTCACCCGCGCAGTCCCGGCCCTCCACCCTGACCGTGACCTCTTCGTCATTGTCAAATGCTTTGCAGCAGGCATCATCCTCGCCACTGGGTTCATGCACGTGCTGCCCGACTCATTCGACATGCTGTCCTCACAATGTTTGAAGGACAACCCTTGGCACAAGTTTCCGTTCACCGGATTCGTCGCCATGCTGAGTGCCATCATGACGCTGATGGTGGACTCGATGGCGACGAGCGTGTATAGCCAGAAGAACAACATCGGCGTCATTCCCGAGACTGAGGGCGGTGAGGGTGGCCACGATGACCGGGAGATGGGTGTGGTTACTGCGGCGCATTTGCCTAGCCCCGGCCACCACcacggccaccaccaccaccacgggGCTGCAACGAAGGTGGAGGCCGTGAGTTCTCAGCTGCTTCGGTACCGTGTAGTTGCAATG GTGCTGGAGCTAGGAATAGTGGTACACTCAGTGGTGATAGGGCTTGGATTGGGAGCCTCAAGCAATGTTTGCTCCATCAAAGGCCTTGTGGCTGCTCTTTGCTTCCATCAAATGTTTGAAGGCATGGGTCTTGGTGGCTGCATTCTTCAG GCAGAGTACAAGTGGCTGAAGAAGGTGGTGATGGTGTTCTTCTTCGCGGTGACAACCCCTTTCGGGATCGCTCTGGGGATCGCACTGTCGAGTACGTACCGGGAGAACAGCCCAAAATCGCTCATCACGGTCGGCCTGCTCAATGCATCGTCTGCGGGACTCCTGATCTATATGGCCCTGGTCGACCTCCTCGCCGCCGACTTCATGGGGCCGAAGCTGCAGCGCAGCATCAAGCTCCAGATCAAGTCCTATGCTGCCGTGCTCCTGGGTGCTGGTGGCATGTCTCTCATGGCCAAGTGGGCTTGA
- the LOC120288109 gene encoding fe(2+) transport protein 1-like yields MEAVASDTCSFAHTPVRTKNENSRGFVMTEGRVVAVVGSHPILLLFIFSLLASPVLSVVPEECTAEEGDCIDKAKALPLKIIAIVSILVTSLIGVCSPLFTRAVPALHPDRDLFVIVKCFAAGIILGTGFMHVLPDSFDMLSSQCLKDNPWHKFPFTGFVAMLSAIMTLMVDSMATSVYSQKNNIGVIPETEGGEGGHDDREMGVVTAAHLPSPGHHHGHHHHGAAMKVEAVSSQLLRYRVVAMVLELGIVVHSVVIGLGLGASSNVCSIKGLVAALCFHQMFEGMGLGGCILQAEYKWLKKVVMVFFFAVTTPFGIALGIALSSMYRENSPKSLITVGLLNASSAGLLIYMALVDLLAAEFMGPKLQRSIKLQIKSYAAVLLGAGGMSLMAKWA; encoded by the exons ATGGAGGCCGTGGCCTCCGACACTTGCTCATTCGCACATACCCCAGTGCGCACAAAGAATGAGAACTCTCGAGGGTTCGTGATGACAGAAGGCCGCGTCGTGGCCGTGGTAGGCT CCCACcccatcctcctcctcttcattttctctctccttgccTCGCCGGTGCTCTCCGTCGTGCCCGAGGAGTGCACCGCCGAGGAAGGTGATTGCATCGACAAGGCCAAGGCCCTCCCCCTCAAGATCATTGCCATCGTCTCCATCCTCGTCACGAGCCTGATCGGTGTTTGCTCACCGCTATTCACCCGCGCAGTCCCAGCCCTCCACCCTGACCGTGACCTCTTCGTCATTGTCAAGTGCTTTGCAGCAGGCATCATCCTCGGCACTGGGTTCATGCACGTGCTGCCCGACTCATTCGACATGCTGTCGTCACAATGTTTGAAGGACAACCCTTGGCACAAGTTTCCGTTCACCGGATTCGTCGCCATGCTGAGTGCCATCATGACGCTGATGGTGGACTCGATGGCGACGAGCGTGTATAGCCAGAAGAACAACATCGGCGTCATTCCCGAGACTGAGGGCGGTGAGGGTGGCCACGATGACCGGGAGATGGGTGTGGTTACTGCGGCGCATTTGCCTAGCCCCGGCCACCACcacggccaccaccaccacggGGCGGCAATGAAGGTGGAGGCCGTGAGTTCTCAGCTGCTTCGGTACCGTGTAGTTGCAATG GTGCTGGAGCTAGGAATAGTGGTACACTCAGTGGTGATAGGGCTTGGATTGGGAGCCTCAAGCAATGTTTGCTCCATCAAAGGCCTTGTGGCTGCTCTTTGCTTCCATCAAATGTTTGAAGGCATGGGTCTTGGTGGCTGCATTCTTCAG GCAGAGTACAAGTGGCTGAAGAAGGTGGTGATGGTGTTCTTCTTCGCGGTGACAACCCCTTTCGGGATCGCTCTGGGGATCGCACTGTCGAGTATGTACCGGGAGAACAGCCCAAAATCGCTCATCACGGTCGGCCTGCTCAATGCATCGTCTGCGGGACTCCTGATCTATATGGCCCTGGTCGACCTCCTCGCCGCCGAATTCATGGGGCCGA